Proteins encoded together in one Anoxybacillus flavithermus window:
- a CDS encoding GtrA family protein: protein MFGYSAGVINSYIWNRAWTFRSVGGGKKQFVRFLAVNLCSLIVTIMMLHGFREMFPIVLNKMIATISGMAINWIGSRMWVFSTKSVS, encoded by the coding sequence ATGTTTGGCTATAGTGCAGGTGTGATCAATAGCTACATATGGAATCGGGCGTGGACGTTTCGATCAGTAGGAGGGGGGAAAAAACAATTCGTTCGTTTTCTTGCCGTAAACCTTTGTTCTCTCATCGTGACGATCATGATGCTACACGGTTTCAGAGAAATGTTTCCGATTGTTTTAAACAAAATGATAGCGACGATAAGCGGAATGGCGATCAACTGGATCGGAAGTCGTATGTGGGTGTTTTCTACAAAAAGTGTGTCGTAA
- the asnB gene encoding asparagine synthase (glutamine-hydrolyzing): MCGFVGYISDVPKEINSNWKETFQNMNDLITHRGPDDYGYFFDEHVSFGFRRLSIIDLESGHQPLCYENERYWIIFNGEIYNYVELRDELIKKGCSFSTHSDTEVIVALYSIEKEDVVNKLRGMFAFVIWDKQEKEIFAARDPFGIKPFFYVEKDDHLFVASEKKSILYALEHDELNHEALQHYLTFQYVPEPLTMSAHIRKLEPGHYMKKKIGEKLNIQRYWKATFHPINQSESELVKEIRQVLFDSVSIHMRSDVPVGSFLSGGIDSSLIVAIAKQFHPHIKTFSVGFAREGFNEIDVAKETAEKLGVENISYIISPDEYVEELPKIIWHMDDPLADPAAVPLYFVAREARKHVTVVLSGEGADELFGGYNIYHEPKSLQIFEKIPSFIRSILAMIAKVLPDGVKGKSFIERGITPIEQRYIGNAKMYSEREKRELLKVYDPNVSYTNITAPFYHETEGYPPINRMQHIDIHTWLRGDILLKADKMTMAHSLELRVPFLDKKVFEVATKIAPEMKVKNKTTKYILRKAAEGIVPDHVLHRKKLGFPVPIRHWLKDEIYDWAKRTIKESETDHLFHKDVLYRLLEEHCQNKADHSRKVWTVLTFMVWHQVYVEKKYHFMNEEEKIKLFV; encoded by the coding sequence ATGTGTGGTTTTGTTGGCTATATCTCTGATGTTCCGAAAGAGATAAATAGTAACTGGAAAGAAACGTTCCAAAACATGAACGATCTGATCACTCATCGTGGTCCGGATGATTATGGCTATTTTTTTGATGAGCATGTAAGTTTTGGATTTCGACGTTTAAGTATTATTGACCTTGAAAGTGGACATCAGCCACTATGTTATGAAAATGAGAGATATTGGATTATATTTAACGGGGAAATTTACAACTACGTCGAGTTGCGTGACGAATTAATCAAGAAAGGGTGTTCGTTTTCTACCCATTCTGATACAGAAGTGATCGTTGCTTTATATAGTATTGAAAAAGAAGACGTGGTAAATAAACTTCGTGGCATGTTTGCATTTGTGATTTGGGATAAACAAGAGAAAGAAATTTTTGCAGCACGTGACCCGTTCGGAATTAAACCTTTTTTTTATGTAGAAAAAGACGATCATCTGTTTGTCGCTTCTGAAAAGAAAAGCATTTTATATGCTCTTGAACACGACGAACTAAATCATGAAGCTTTGCAACATTATTTAACCTTTCAATATGTTCCAGAGCCATTGACAATGTCTGCTCACATTCGTAAGCTAGAACCTGGACATTATATGAAGAAAAAAATAGGAGAAAAATTAAATATCCAGCGCTATTGGAAGGCTACATTTCATCCAATTAATCAATCGGAAAGTGAACTCGTCAAAGAAATTCGACAAGTGTTGTTTGATTCGGTAAGTATTCATATGCGTAGCGATGTTCCGGTCGGCTCATTTTTGTCAGGAGGAATTGATTCTTCGCTTATTGTAGCTATTGCAAAACAATTTCATCCGCATATCAAAACATTTTCAGTTGGATTTGCGAGAGAAGGATTTAATGAAATTGATGTAGCAAAAGAAACGGCAGAAAAGTTAGGAGTTGAAAACATCAGTTACATCATTTCTCCAGACGAATATGTGGAGGAATTGCCGAAAATTATATGGCACATGGACGATCCATTAGCAGATCCTGCAGCTGTCCCTCTTTATTTCGTAGCAAGAGAGGCTAGAAAACATGTAACCGTTGTTCTTTCTGGCGAAGGGGCGGATGAGTTGTTCGGGGGATATAACATTTATCACGAACCAAAATCTTTACAAATATTCGAGAAAATCCCGAGTTTCATACGATCTATTTTAGCGATGATCGCAAAAGTATTGCCAGACGGGGTAAAGGGGAAAAGTTTTATTGAACGTGGGATCACTCCAATCGAACAACGTTACATTGGCAATGCAAAGATGTATAGTGAGCGGGAAAAGAGAGAATTGTTGAAAGTATATGATCCAAATGTATCATACACCAACATTACCGCACCGTTTTATCACGAAACAGAAGGATATCCTCCGATCAACCGAATGCAACATATTGATATTCATACGTGGTTGCGAGGCGATATTTTGTTGAAAGCAGATAAAATGACAATGGCTCATTCTTTAGAACTGCGCGTCCCTTTTCTTGATAAAAAAGTATTCGAAGTAGCCACGAAAATCGCCCCGGAAATGAAAGTCAAAAATAAAACAACCAAGTATATTTTGCGAAAAGCAGCAGAAGGAATTGTTCCGGATCATGTTTTACATCGCAAAAAGCTAGGCTTTCCTGTTCCTATTCGGCATTGGTTAAAAGATGAAATATATGACTGGGCGAAACGTACGATAAAAGAAAGTGAAACAGATCATCTATTTCATAAAGATGTATTGTATCGTCTGCTAGAGGAACATTGTCAAAACAAAGCGGATCATAGTCGGAAAGTATGGACAGTACTCACTTTCATGGTTTGGCATCAAGTGTATGTCGAGAAAAAATATCACTTTATGAATGAAGAAGAAAAAATAAAACTGTTCGTGTAA
- a CDS encoding GyrI-like domain-containing protein, whose protein sequence is MEHKIETIPFELTIVGKGYRVKTDEAFQMIPSLWAYAEQDGFMQKLIDLSWEHPKCTLEGLLGVCGEEAKITGEQFTYFMGIRYDGEVPSDMQYMTIKHDTWVVISNVTEAWNQLYEWLPFSQYELADAPCIECYYAPDHRPENELWVPVIRK, encoded by the coding sequence ATGGAGCACAAAATTGAGACGATTCCATTTGAATTAACCATTGTAGGAAAAGGGTACCGCGTGAAAACAGACGAAGCATTCCAAATGATTCCTTCGCTTTGGGCTTATGCCGAACAAGATGGATTTATGCAAAAACTGATCGATCTCTCATGGGAGCATCCAAAATGCACACTTGAAGGGCTGTTGGGTGTTTGTGGGGAAGAAGCTAAAATAACAGGCGAACAGTTTACTTATTTTATGGGAATACGTTATGACGGGGAAGTTCCGAGCGATATGCAATATATGACGATCAAACATGACACGTGGGTGGTGATTTCAAACGTAACTGAGGCGTGGAATCAATTATATGAATGGCTTCCTTTTTCTCAATATGAACTTGCTGATGCTCCGTGTATTGAATGTTATTATGCGCCGGATCACCGTCCTGAAAATGAATTATGGGTTCCCGTTATACGTAAATAA
- a CDS encoding LysR family transcriptional regulator, with amino-acid sequence MELRQLIYFTEVAKREHVSEAAEALHVAQSAVSRQISNLEDELGVKLFEREGRNVKLTPIGRHFLQHIELALKAIDYAKQQIEEYLDPERGTIKIGFPTSLASYTMPMVISTFKQQHPHISFHLRQGSYKFLIEAVKKREIDLAFLGPVPTEEKGIQGDILFTESFAALIPTDHPLSQKRSIALSELRHEPFIMFPQGFILRKIVEDACKQAGFSPIISSEGEDLDAIKGLVSAGIGVTLLPESTFYGTTLRYTAKVPIEFPLVRRNVGIILPKCDLAPSVNVFYQFVKQFFATLNQYQ; translated from the coding sequence ATGGAATTAAGACAATTGATTTATTTCACGGAAGTTGCCAAACGAGAACATGTATCGGAGGCTGCTGAAGCGTTACATGTCGCTCAATCCGCTGTCAGCCGCCAAATCTCAAATTTAGAGGATGAACTCGGGGTTAAGTTATTTGAACGAGAAGGAAGGAATGTCAAATTAACACCTATCGGCCGTCACTTTTTACAACATATTGAATTAGCATTAAAAGCAATTGACTATGCGAAACAACAAATTGAGGAGTATTTAGACCCTGAACGAGGAACGATTAAAATTGGTTTTCCAACAAGTCTCGCAAGCTATACGATGCCAATGGTCATTTCAACTTTTAAGCAACAACACCCTCATATTTCTTTCCATCTGCGTCAAGGCTCATATAAATTTTTAATTGAGGCGGTAAAAAAACGGGAAATTGATTTAGCTTTTTTAGGTCCTGTGCCGACAGAAGAAAAAGGCATTCAAGGGGATATTTTATTTACGGAGTCGTTCGCCGCACTCATTCCGACAGATCATCCACTTAGTCAAAAACGAAGCATTGCTTTAAGCGAATTGCGGCACGAACCGTTTATCATGTTTCCCCAAGGATTTATTTTGCGAAAAATAGTCGAAGATGCTTGTAAACAAGCCGGCTTTTCTCCAATCATTTCGTCGGAAGGGGAAGATTTAGACGCGATCAAAGGACTCGTTTCGGCAGGAATCGGGGTAACTCTGCTCCCTGAAAGCACATTTTACGGAACAACACTTCGTTATACAGCGAAAGTCCCGATCGAATTTCCACTCGTTCGTCGCAACGTCGGAATCATTTTACCAAAATGCGACCTCGCACCTTCTGTCAACGTATTTTATCAGTTCGTAAAACAATTTTTTGCTACGTTAAATCAATACCAGTAA
- a CDS encoding IS701 family transposase, with amino-acid sequence MNRLAHHQGIHKFFITLGLALYFSKPVMKHLVHIVDAMITKGFSGTLTDLHHGSFHPNHRTTLSHFFTKSPWEEETLLRKLQQWVLHRVERSSKRENQPIFVSIDDTICQKTKPSSRATHAIQGCDWHYCHAEKKSIWGHSLVWLMVHTMTQAFPFAFRLYDKTAGKSKGELAIEMLSSLDVSRPVYVLMDSWYPSKTLVGACLKKGFHVIAMLKTNRILYPKGTAIQAKEFAKSMEPRDTRLVTVGKERYRVYRYEGALNGLKDAVVLLAWKADQPMTPKHLHCVLSTDRELSDEEILRYYAARWSIECFFRQAKDQLKLDGYRVRGRRAVKRYWILVQLAYMYSMFESNSDFSDGLDLLRKRKGHSLVEFIYRAAKQNIPIDTVKKQLHVA; translated from the coding sequence ATGAATAGATTAGCACATCATCAAGGAATCCACAAGTTTTTCATAACGTTAGGGTTGGCGCTTTATTTCTCGAAACCTGTGATGAAGCATCTCGTTCATATCGTGGATGCGATGATTACAAAGGGCTTTTCGGGAACACTGACCGATCTACATCACGGGAGTTTTCATCCGAACCATCGCACGACACTGAGCCATTTTTTCACGAAAAGCCCATGGGAGGAAGAGACGCTGCTTCGCAAACTCCAGCAGTGGGTGCTTCATCGTGTCGAACGCAGCTCGAAACGAGAGAATCAACCCATTTTTGTTTCGATCGATGATACGATTTGCCAAAAAACGAAGCCCTCGTCACGGGCAACACACGCCATTCAAGGGTGTGATTGGCACTATTGTCACGCAGAGAAAAAATCGATTTGGGGACATTCTCTCGTTTGGCTCATGGTTCATACGATGACTCAAGCGTTTCCTTTTGCCTTTCGCCTCTACGACAAGACGGCGGGGAAAAGCAAAGGGGAACTCGCGATCGAGATGCTTTCTTCGTTGGATGTGAGTCGCCCCGTTTATGTGCTCATGGACTCTTGGTATCCATCGAAAACCCTCGTGGGAGCCTGCTTGAAAAAAGGGTTCCACGTCATCGCGATGCTGAAGACGAATCGGATTCTCTATCCAAAAGGGACGGCCATTCAAGCAAAGGAATTTGCCAAATCTATGGAGCCACGGGATACCCGCCTCGTCACGGTGGGAAAAGAGCGTTATCGGGTGTATCGCTACGAAGGTGCTCTGAACGGTCTCAAGGATGCCGTGGTGCTGCTCGCATGGAAAGCCGATCAGCCGATGACGCCGAAACATCTTCATTGCGTCTTGAGCACCGATCGCGAGCTAAGCGATGAAGAGATCTTGCGCTACTATGCTGCACGTTGGTCGATCGAATGTTTTTTCCGTCAAGCGAAAGACCAGCTGAAACTCGATGGATACCGCGTTCGCGGGCGTCGGGCGGTGAAACGGTATTGGATCTTGGTGCAACTTGCGTATATGTACAGCATGTTCGAGTCGAACAGTGATTTTTCGGATGGGCTCGATCTCCTGCGCAAGAGAAAAGGACATAGCCTCGTGGAGTTCATTTACCGTGCAGCGAAACAAAATATTCCCATTGATACCGTGAAAAAACAGCTCCACGTGGCATAA